Proteins encoded in a region of the Stieleria neptunia genome:
- a CDS encoding sugar phosphate isomerase/epimerase family protein, with protein sequence MQLGYVTAILPEADLQQVFQTAGEIGYDCVEVMCWPRGKATRRYAGITHIDVHALDDATVESIQTLQQDSGVTISGLGYYPNALSPDRNEADLAVEHLRAVILAARRLGIGTMNTFIGRDWTKNLDDNWPRFLETWKPIIELAEQHDVRVGIENCPMFFTNDEWPAGKNLAHSPAIWQRMFDDIPSDHFGLNYDPSHLVFQHIDYLAPLAEFADKLFHVHAKDVRVDRARLDRVGVLANPNEWHSPKLPGMGDVDWGPFFAALTDTGYNGPVCVEVEDRAYAGSDEDCLRALKQSYNFLRNFVV encoded by the coding sequence ATGCAACTCGGTTACGTCACCGCGATTCTTCCCGAAGCGGATCTGCAGCAGGTTTTTCAGACCGCCGGGGAGATCGGCTACGACTGCGTGGAAGTGATGTGCTGGCCGCGCGGCAAGGCGACGCGGCGGTACGCAGGCATCACCCACATCGATGTCCACGCACTCGACGACGCGACCGTCGAATCCATCCAGACCCTGCAACAAGACAGCGGGGTCACGATCAGCGGGTTGGGTTACTACCCCAACGCCCTGTCCCCCGATCGCAACGAAGCCGACTTGGCGGTCGAGCATCTTCGGGCGGTGATCCTGGCGGCCCGTCGATTGGGCATCGGCACGATGAACACGTTTATCGGTCGCGATTGGACCAAGAATCTTGACGACAATTGGCCACGTTTTCTGGAGACGTGGAAACCGATCATCGAACTGGCCGAACAACACGACGTGCGAGTCGGGATCGAGAACTGTCCGATGTTTTTCACCAACGATGAGTGGCCGGCGGGCAAAAACCTGGCCCATTCGCCCGCCATCTGGCAGCGGATGTTCGACGACATCCCCAGCGACCATTTCGGGCTCAATTACGATCCCTCGCACCTGGTGTTTCAGCACATCGATTACCTTGCACCGCTGGCCGAATTCGCCGATAAACTCTTTCACGTCCATGCCAAGGACGTCCGCGTCGATCGGGCACGACTGGACCGCGTCGGCGTCCTGGCAAACCCCAACGAGTGGCACTCGCCGAAATTACCGGGGATGGGCGACGTCGATTGGGGACCGTTCTTTGCCGCGTTGACCGACACCGGCTACAACGGTCCGGTTTGCGTGGAAGTCGAGGATCGCGCTTACGCAGGATCCGACGAGGACTGTTTGCGGGCGTTGAAACAGTCATACAACTTTCTTCGCAACTTCGTCGTCTGA
- a CDS encoding sugar phosphate isomerase/epimerase family protein has product MESWPIGVFASLDAGLGVKWDVIKELGLPTIQLHAPQPAKRDRATAEELKQQLDQMNVRCTAVFGGFDGESYADIPTVVKTIGLVPAETRESRLAEMRDIADFANWLGCDAVALHLGFIPHDSSDPQYAEIVKVAAELCQHCAGNDQFLHLETGQETAEGLLEFIAAVGCENLKINFDPANMILYGTGEPIEALRMLAKHIRSIHCKDATWSDKPGETWGCEVPLGKGDVDMRKYLETLHEIGYQGPLTIEREIPEDPVRQKQEIGGAIDLLTRLRDDILG; this is encoded by the coding sequence ATGGAATCTTGGCCCATCGGTGTGTTCGCTTCGCTCGACGCCGGACTCGGCGTCAAATGGGACGTCATCAAAGAACTGGGACTGCCCACCATCCAACTGCACGCACCGCAGCCCGCCAAGCGTGACCGGGCGACGGCGGAAGAACTCAAGCAACAGCTGGACCAAATGAACGTGCGTTGCACGGCGGTGTTCGGCGGATTCGACGGCGAAAGCTATGCCGACATCCCCACGGTCGTCAAAACGATCGGCTTGGTGCCGGCAGAAACTCGCGAAAGCCGCTTGGCCGAGATGCGTGACATCGCCGATTTCGCCAACTGGCTCGGCTGTGACGCCGTCGCGCTGCACCTGGGTTTCATTCCCCACGACAGCTCCGATCCGCAATACGCCGAGATCGTCAAGGTCGCCGCGGAACTTTGCCAACACTGCGCCGGCAACGATCAATTCCTGCATTTGGAAACCGGACAAGAGACCGCCGAAGGCTTGCTGGAATTCATCGCCGCGGTCGGCTGCGAGAATCTGAAAATCAATTTCGACCCGGCCAATATGATCCTCTACGGCACCGGCGAACCGATCGAAGCGCTCCGCATGCTCGCCAAACACATCCGCAGCATCCACTGCAAAGACGCCACGTGGAGCGACAAGCCGGGCGAAACCTGGGGCTGCGAAGTGCCGCTGGGAAAAGGCGATGTCGACATGCGCAAGTATCTCGAAACGCTGCACGAAATCGGCTACCAAGGCCCGCTGACGATCGAACGAGAAATCCCCGAGGATCCCGTCCGACAAAAACAAGAAATCGGCGGCGCGATCGATCTGCTCACCCGACTCCGCGACGACATCCTGGGTTAG
- the coaD gene encoding pantetheine-phosphate adenylyltransferase, whose protein sequence is MNENNERRIAVYTGSFDPITLGHLHIIHRASRLFETLVIGIGINAEKGSLFSPEQRRELVRTVTKDIENVRVEFFDGLAVDFVRSLGSRLMVRGIRPMTDIAGEFTMMMANRQLDEDVETVFLMADERFSHVSSSLLKQIASVSRDDEQLAKFVPREIIAPLREQMGA, encoded by the coding sequence ATGAATGAAAACAACGAGCGGCGGATCGCTGTTTACACCGGATCCTTTGACCCGATCACGCTGGGGCACCTTCACATCATCCATCGAGCGAGTCGCTTGTTTGAAACGTTGGTCATTGGGATCGGGATCAACGCTGAAAAAGGGTCCCTGTTTTCGCCGGAGCAACGCCGCGAGTTGGTGCGGACGGTGACCAAGGACATCGAAAACGTCCGCGTCGAATTCTTTGACGGGCTGGCGGTCGATTTCGTCCGTTCGCTCGGGTCGCGACTGATGGTGCGTGGGATTCGCCCGATGACAGATATCGCCGGCGAATTCACGATGATGATGGCCAACCGGCAATTGGACGAAGACGTCGAAACCGTGTTCCTGATGGCTGACGAACGGTTCTCGCACGTCAGCAGTTCGCTTTTGAAACAGATCGCCAGCGTCAGTCGGGACGATGAGCAGTTGGCGAAGTTTGTCCCCCGCGAAATCATCGCGCCGTTGCGAGAGCAGATGGGGGCCTAA
- a CDS encoding aminotransferase class V-fold PLP-dependent enzyme — protein sequence MPITENWAYLDHAAVGPLSMPAAAALRNYADEAERQGDTVWPTWAGRVESLRQAFAELLHTETDEVCFVPNTSAGINLVAEGFPWQSGDSVVIPEGEFPSNLYPWQNQASRGVEVRIVPRRDGRVEPDDLFDHVDDSTRMISLSWVGYASGFRADLESIVQRAHAEGVLVFLDAIQGLGVFDLDLQKTDVDFLAADGHKWLLGPEGFGVAVIRKRHLDRLRCCSVGWNSVRNTFNYAEPKLDLRRTAARFEPGSANMSAAAALGASVAMFNAIRQTHGPNAIGDRVLGLATELDDRLRAVGLPTQMPGKRQHRSGIVTFGVPGKDPAAVRNRALEQGCVVSCRGGGIRAGIHAYNDSADLERLVDVVASA from the coding sequence ATGCCGATCACGGAAAATTGGGCCTATTTGGACCATGCCGCCGTCGGCCCGCTTTCGATGCCCGCCGCCGCAGCGCTGCGGAACTATGCCGACGAAGCCGAACGCCAGGGAGATACCGTTTGGCCCACTTGGGCGGGGCGGGTGGAATCGCTGCGTCAAGCGTTCGCCGAGCTGTTGCACACCGAGACGGACGAGGTCTGTTTTGTCCCCAACACCTCGGCGGGGATCAATCTGGTCGCCGAGGGGTTTCCCTGGCAGAGCGGCGATTCGGTCGTGATTCCCGAGGGCGAATTCCCCAGCAATCTGTACCCCTGGCAAAACCAGGCCTCCCGCGGCGTCGAGGTGCGGATCGTGCCGCGCCGCGATGGACGTGTCGAGCCGGATGACTTGTTTGACCACGTCGATGATTCGACGCGCATGATCTCTCTGTCATGGGTCGGGTATGCCAGCGGTTTTCGCGCCGATCTGGAATCGATCGTCCAGCGGGCGCACGCGGAGGGAGTCTTGGTGTTCCTCGATGCGATCCAGGGGCTGGGGGTGTTTGATCTGGATCTACAGAAGACCGACGTCGATTTTCTGGCCGCCGATGGTCACAAATGGTTGCTGGGTCCGGAAGGGTTTGGCGTGGCGGTGATTCGCAAGCGTCATCTGGACCGGCTGCGTTGCTGTAGCGTCGGTTGGAACAGTGTCCGCAACACATTCAATTATGCGGAACCGAAACTGGATCTGCGGCGAACGGCGGCACGGTTCGAGCCGGGGTCGGCCAACATGTCCGCCGCGGCCGCATTGGGAGCCAGCGTGGCGATGTTCAACGCGATTCGCCAGACACATGGACCCAACGCGATCGGCGACCGGGTGCTCGGTTTGGCGACCGAACTGGATGACCGGTTGCGCGCGGTCGGTCTGCCGACCCAGATGCCCGGCAAGCGTCAGCACCGTTCGGGGATTGTGACGTTTGGGGTGCCTGGGAAAGATCCCGCGGCGGTTCGCAACCGGGCGTTGGAGCAGGGCTGTGTCGTCAGTTGCCGCGGGGGCGGCATCCGGGCCGGCATTCATGCTTACAATGACAGCGCGGACCTGGAGCGCCTCGTCGACGTGGTTGCGTCGGCATAG
- a CDS encoding LptF/LptG family permease, producing MTQIDRYILGLFFRTFLVCFASLSGIFVVFHAFQNMNDLAELAESRGVGISRVMWYYYGPYMLLLFDWTGAIIALMSLLFVVGWLRRTGELTATLAAGVSHGRIFRAMVCAALAIVLVQLASRELLLPTMRDALSMKSKDLSGDAPQPILPSYDKISGILLEGHSIRPRSKEIHQPNFRLDVEYAGFGEAIVSASARWLPADENHDEGYLMQDVFNPPAIDSIASARRDGRLVLMTAHDQPWLAPGQCFVVTPVNAEILQTDQSSTRLCSSLQLLERLRNPAVHNSMATRVLLHERIMRVPLDFSLFLLGLPLVVNRRGRNLFMMIGAAIGTVMLFFALKTAGSAMGGGGYLLSPAVAAWMPFLVLGPIAYVRLREVETV from the coding sequence GTGACGCAAATCGATCGTTACATTCTGGGGCTGTTCTTCCGGACGTTTCTGGTCTGTTTCGCCTCGCTGTCTGGAATCTTTGTCGTTTTCCATGCTTTCCAGAACATGAACGACTTGGCGGAACTGGCCGAATCACGCGGCGTCGGGATCTCCCGCGTCATGTGGTATTACTACGGCCCCTACATGCTGCTGCTGTTCGACTGGACGGGTGCGATCATCGCCTTGATGTCGCTGTTGTTCGTGGTCGGATGGCTGCGCCGAACCGGCGAATTGACCGCGACGCTGGCCGCCGGCGTGTCGCACGGACGGATTTTCCGCGCGATGGTTTGCGCCGCCCTGGCCATCGTGTTGGTTCAACTGGCCAGCCGCGAACTGCTGTTGCCCACGATGCGCGATGCGTTGTCGATGAAAAGCAAAGATCTCTCCGGCGACGCCCCCCAGCCGATCTTGCCCAGCTATGACAAGATCAGCGGGATCTTGCTCGAAGGTCACTCGATCCGCCCGCGCAGCAAAGAAATCCATCAGCCCAATTTTCGCCTCGATGTCGAATACGCGGGCTTTGGTGAAGCCATCGTCTCGGCCTCGGCGCGCTGGTTGCCGGCCGACGAAAACCACGATGAAGGCTACTTGATGCAAGACGTCTTCAACCCACCGGCGATCGACTCCATCGCTTCGGCGCGACGTGACGGGCGTCTGGTTCTGATGACGGCCCACGACCAACCCTGGCTCGCGCCGGGGCAATGCTTTGTGGTCACACCGGTCAATGCAGAAATCCTGCAGACCGATCAGTCCTCCACCCGGCTGTGCAGCAGCCTGCAGCTGCTGGAACGCCTGCGCAATCCTGCGGTTCACAACTCGATGGCGACGCGTGTGCTGTTGCACGAGCGGATCATGAGGGTGCCACTGGACTTTTCGCTGTTCCTGCTCGGGTTGCCATTGGTGGTCAATCGTCGCGGCCGCAACCTGTTCATGATGATCGGCGCGGCCATCGGCACGGTGATGCTGTTTTTCGCGCTCAAGACCGCCGGCAGCGCGATGGGCGGCGGGGGCTACCTGCTCTCACCCGCGGTCGCCGCGTGGATGCCCTTTCTGGTGCTCGGACCGATCGCCTATGTCAGACTTCGCGAAGTTGAAACGGTATGA
- a CDS encoding TIGR04283 family arsenosugar biosynthesis glycosyltransferase produces the protein MTPQQVSVIIPALNEAARIEAAIESAWNNDAGEVIVCDGGSSDSTPQLSRARRATVVTAARGRGNQLGAGAQAATGCVLLFLHADNRLSDGCLYAMCQRIDASAQPQQCWGGFKQRIEEPRVLFRLLEWGNAIRIRWRGVPFGDQAVFVTRTLYDRVGGFPSVALMEDVLLSRALRRHSWPMLVDALVHIDARRWTKRGVLRQTARNWGIQLAHCLGVSESHLEKWYR, from the coding sequence ATGACGCCGCAACAGGTTTCGGTCATCATCCCGGCGCTCAATGAAGCCGCACGGATCGAAGCGGCAATCGAATCGGCCTGGAACAACGATGCGGGCGAAGTCATCGTTTGCGACGGCGGCAGCAGCGATTCAACCCCCCAGCTTTCGCGGGCCCGACGGGCGACCGTCGTCACCGCCGCACGCGGCCGAGGCAACCAACTCGGTGCCGGGGCCCAAGCCGCCACGGGATGCGTGCTGCTGTTCCTGCACGCCGACAATCGATTGAGCGACGGCTGTTTGTATGCGATGTGCCAGCGCATTGATGCGTCCGCCCAACCACAACAGTGTTGGGGGGGATTCAAGCAGCGAATTGAGGAGCCCAGAGTCCTGTTCAGGTTGCTGGAGTGGGGCAATGCCATCCGCATCCGATGGCGCGGCGTACCATTTGGAGATCAAGCGGTGTTTGTCACCCGAACGCTGTATGACCGCGTGGGAGGATTCCCGTCCGTTGCGTTGATGGAAGACGTTCTGCTGTCGCGCGCACTGCGCAGACATTCTTGGCCGATGCTGGTCGATGCCCTCGTTCACATCGACGCGCGGCGCTGGACAAAACGCGGCGTTTTGAGACAGACCGCTCGAAACTGGGGCATTCAACTCGCTCATTGCTTGGGGGTGTCCGAGAGCCATCTTGAAAAATGGTATCGATGA
- the tadA gene encoding tRNA adenosine(34) deaminase TadA, with amino-acid sequence MIPQQQVDEHFMGRALELAYQAVELDEVPVGAIVIRDHQIIGAASNQRQMLKDPTAHAEMIAITQAAAAIGDWRLENTTLYVTLEPCPMCAGAILQARVPRVVFGASDGKAGAVTSLFQLLSDDRLNHQAEVIAGVQAERCGQILTDFFASKRAMGKK; translated from the coding sequence GTGATTCCACAACAGCAGGTCGACGAGCACTTCATGGGCCGCGCCCTTGAGCTGGCCTATCAGGCCGTCGAACTCGACGAGGTGCCGGTCGGGGCGATCGTCATCCGTGACCACCAGATCATCGGTGCGGCGTCCAACCAGCGGCAAATGCTGAAGGATCCCACGGCGCATGCGGAGATGATTGCGATCACGCAAGCGGCCGCGGCGATCGGCGATTGGCGGTTGGAGAACACGACACTGTACGTGACCCTGGAACCGTGCCCGATGTGTGCCGGGGCGATCCTCCAGGCCCGGGTCCCCCGGGTGGTCTTTGGTGCCAGCGACGGCAAGGCCGGCGCGGTGACCAGCCTGTTTCAGCTGCTCAGCGACGATCGGCTGAATCATCAGGCCGAAGTCATCGCCGGTGTCCAGGCGGAGCGCTGCGGTCAAATCTTGACCGATTTTTTCGCTAGCAAACGAGCGATGGGGAAAAAGTGA
- a CDS encoding family 16 glycoside hydrolase, producing the protein MQRLHRTTTRSRMLFAALVAAAVVATVTPARQATAQQAPAEHAPAEQAPAEHAPAAQAETAGQESDQAVGGEVSENSSAKDSAAQNPTAAENSADKSEKTPWISLTGHWKACQFGGEGDVIIKDDVIKLEHGDPLTGVVWTGPFEGDAAKTGANEPASDSAQPLPRDNYEVRWECRRNSGYDFLCAFTVPVADQYISLVMGGWGGGITGISSIDGRDASDNETTMFMSYDDKKWYSARLRVETTKITVWVDGKELFSHPRADHEFDIRFEMDPCTPMGIANFECDSQIRNVQLRRLHASEIAVAK; encoded by the coding sequence GTGCAGCGTCTCCATCGAACCACCACCCGCAGCCGGATGCTGTTTGCCGCCCTGGTCGCTGCGGCGGTTGTAGCAACCGTGACGCCTGCCCGGCAAGCCACAGCTCAGCAAGCTCCAGCAGAGCATGCCCCAGCAGAGCAAGCTCCAGCAGAGCATGCCCCAGCCGCGCAAGCCGAAACGGCGGGTCAGGAATCTGACCAGGCTGTCGGCGGCGAGGTCTCCGAAAACTCCTCCGCAAAAGACTCTGCCGCACAAAACCCGACGGCGGCCGAAAACTCGGCGGACAAATCCGAAAAGACGCCCTGGATCTCGCTGACCGGCCACTGGAAAGCCTGTCAGTTCGGAGGGGAAGGCGACGTGATCATCAAAGACGATGTGATCAAGTTGGAACACGGCGACCCGTTGACCGGCGTGGTTTGGACGGGGCCGTTTGAGGGTGATGCGGCCAAGACCGGAGCGAACGAGCCGGCATCCGACAGCGCCCAGCCGCTGCCGCGCGACAACTATGAAGTTCGCTGGGAATGTCGACGCAATTCGGGCTATGACTTTCTGTGCGCCTTCACCGTTCCGGTGGCCGACCAATACATCAGCCTGGTGATGGGCGGATGGGGGGGCGGGATCACCGGGATCAGCAGCATCGACGGCCGCGACGCCAGCGACAACGAGACGACGATGTTCATGAGTTATGACGACAAAAAGTGGTACAGCGCCCGGCTGCGTGTGGAGACGACCAAAATCACGGTCTGGGTCGACGGCAAGGAATTGTTCAGCCACCCGCGCGCGGACCACGAGTTTGACATCCGTTTTGAGATGGATCCCTGCACGCCGATGGGGATTGCCAACTTTGAATGTGATTCGCAAATCCGCAACGTCCAATTGCGGCGGCTGCACGCTTCTGAAATCGCAGTGGCAAAGTAG
- a CDS encoding VanZ family protein yields the protein MRPITGITILGFRLGVIALALYWIALFLGTHWPAGIDVGPQLNDKVKHFSGYFGLAILCCYVTQSPGNDRRRSARRFLGVIIVLTVYASLDELTQAFSPGRHPDVLDALADVLGILTAVGLYNAARQIVRRFSSPPVSTEATES from the coding sequence ATGCGTCCAATCACCGGCATCACCATACTCGGCTTTCGCCTTGGCGTCATCGCTCTGGCCCTCTATTGGATCGCACTTTTTCTGGGAACACACTGGCCGGCGGGGATCGATGTCGGCCCCCAATTGAACGACAAGGTGAAACACTTCTCCGGCTACTTCGGCCTGGCGATCCTGTGCTGCTACGTCACCCAGTCTCCCGGCAACGACCGCCGCCGGTCGGCGCGGCGTTTTCTGGGCGTGATCATCGTGTTGACCGTCTACGCCAGCCTCGACGAACTGACGCAAGCGTTCTCGCCGGGCCGGCACCCCGACGTTCTCGATGCGCTGGCCGATGTGCTGGGAATCCTGACCGCCGTCGGCCTTTACAATGCCGCCCGTCAAATCGTCCGTCGATTTTCGTCGCCGCCGGTGTCCACCGAAGCCACCGAGTCGTGA